A stretch of Bradyrhizobium sp. AZCC 2262 DNA encodes these proteins:
- the mmsA gene encoding multiple monosaccharide ABC transporter ATP-binding protein encodes MTAILEMRGVSKSFSGVQALRDVNFTVEAGQIHALVGENGAGKSTLMKVLSGVYPFGDYEGSIIFDGEERRFRDVNDSEALGIIIIHQELALIPLMSIAENIFLSHPPSRLGVIDRDTVYCRTQELLAQVGLTEMPDTLVTDLGVGKQQLVEIAKALSKRVRLLILDEPTASLNENDSAALLDRLLSFRAQGIASILISHKLSEVARVADRITVLRDGRTVDSIDCRTEPVEEDRIIRSMVDRDLAHRFPQRTATIGEPVFAVQDWTVHHPQHRERRVIKGVNFEVRRGEVVGIAGLMGAGRTEFAMSLFGRAWGDRISGRVWLDGREVNLSSVATAIDAGLAYVTEDRKQLGLILDSDVRKNITLASLGRVARQGMIDDMSELRVASDYRNRMRIRCSDVYQETGQLSGGNQQKVVLSKWLMTDPKVLFLDEPTRGIDVGAKYEIYCIINELAEAGKGVVMISSEMPELLGVCDRICVMNDGAFVGEFTAAEATQERIMRAIMRNKQMDKKVLQGDLRP; translated from the coding sequence ATGACCGCAATTCTCGAAATGCGCGGCGTAAGCAAGAGCTTTTCTGGGGTTCAGGCCCTGCGCGACGTCAACTTCACGGTGGAGGCGGGGCAGATCCATGCGCTGGTCGGCGAGAACGGCGCCGGCAAGTCGACCCTGATGAAGGTTCTCAGCGGCGTCTATCCCTTCGGCGACTACGAAGGCAGCATCATCTTCGACGGCGAGGAGCGGCGCTTTCGCGACGTCAATGATTCCGAGGCGCTGGGCATCATCATCATCCATCAGGAGCTGGCGCTGATTCCGCTGATGTCGATCGCGGAGAACATTTTTCTGTCTCATCCGCCCTCGCGTCTTGGCGTGATCGACCGCGACACGGTCTACTGCCGGACCCAGGAACTGCTCGCCCAGGTCGGCCTTACCGAGATGCCCGATACGCTGGTGACGGACCTTGGCGTCGGCAAGCAGCAATTGGTCGAGATCGCCAAGGCCTTGTCCAAGAGGGTGCGATTGCTGATTCTCGACGAGCCGACCGCCAGCCTGAACGAGAATGACAGCGCGGCACTGCTGGATCGCCTGCTTTCATTCCGCGCCCAGGGCATCGCCTCGATCCTGATCTCGCACAAATTGTCGGAGGTCGCCCGCGTCGCCGACCGGATCACGGTGCTGCGCGATGGCCGCACCGTTGACAGCATCGATTGCCGGACCGAGCCGGTGGAAGAGGACCGAATCATCCGCAGCATGGTCGATCGCGACCTTGCCCACCGCTTTCCGCAACGCACAGCCACGATCGGCGAACCTGTCTTCGCTGTGCAGGACTGGACGGTGCATCATCCGCAGCACAGGGAACGCCGTGTCATCAAGGGCGTGAATTTTGAGGTCCGGCGCGGCGAAGTGGTCGGAATCGCCGGCCTGATGGGCGCCGGCCGCACCGAATTCGCCATGAGCCTGTTCGGTCGCGCCTGGGGAGACCGGATCAGCGGCCGCGTCTGGCTCGATGGAAGGGAAGTCAACCTGTCGAGCGTGGCGACGGCGATCGATGCCGGCCTCGCTTACGTCACCGAGGATCGCAAGCAACTCGGCCTGATCCTGGACAGCGACGTCCGCAAGAACATCACGCTGGCAAGTCTCGGCCGCGTGGCGCGGCAGGGCATGATCGACGACATGTCCGAATTGCGCGTTGCGAGCGATTACCGCAACCGGATGCGGATCCGCTGTTCCGACGTCTATCAGGAGACCGGCCAGCTCTCCGGCGGCAACCAGCAGAAGGTGGTGCTGTCGAAATGGCTGATGACCGATCCGAAAGTATTATTCCTCGACGAGCCTACGCGCGGCATCGATGTCGGGGCAAAATACGAAATCTACTGTATCATCAACGAGCTTGCCGAGGCCGGCAAGGGGGTGGTGATGATCTCGTCGGAAATGCCGGAACTGCTCGGCGTCTGCGACCGCATCTGCGTGATGAATGACGGCGCCTTCGTCGGAGAATTCACCGCCGCCGAGGCCACCCAGGAAAGGATCATGCGCGCCATCATGCGCAACAAGCAAATGGACAAGAAGGTACTTCAGGGAGATTTGCGGCCATGA
- the chvE gene encoding multiple monosaccharide ABC transporter substrate-binding protein: protein MTSLKTTLSALALAATMAATAVTGAFAQGKGTVGIAMPTKSSARWIDDGNNIVKILKERGYGTDLQYAEDDIPNQLSQVENMVTKGAKVLVIAAIDGTTLSDVLKQAKAKGITVIAYDRLIRDTPNVDYYATFDNFQVGVLQAQSIEQRLGLKEGKGPFNIELFGGSPDDNNAYFFYNGSMSVLQPYIDSGKLVIGSGQKGMDKVSTLRWDGATAQARMDNLLSAFYGRKRVDAVLSPYDGLSIGILSSLKGVGYGSGNMAMPVVSGQDAEVPSIKSMQRGEQYSTIFKDTRDLARVTADMVDASLSGKEVTVNDTKTYNNGVKVVPSYLLKPVVVDKSNWEKVLIDSGYYKRSQFD from the coding sequence ATGACTAGTCTGAAGACCACATTGTCGGCCCTTGCGCTGGCAGCAACCATGGCCGCAACGGCGGTGACCGGCGCTTTCGCCCAGGGCAAGGGAACGGTCGGCATCGCCATGCCGACAAAGTCCTCGGCGCGGTGGATCGACGATGGCAACAACATCGTGAAAATCCTGAAGGAGCGCGGCTACGGCACCGACCTGCAATATGCCGAGGACGACATTCCGAACCAGCTCTCGCAGGTCGAGAACATGGTGACCAAGGGCGCCAAGGTGCTGGTGATCGCGGCGATCGACGGCACCACGCTGTCGGACGTGCTGAAGCAGGCCAAGGCCAAGGGGATCACGGTGATCGCCTATGACCGGTTGATCCGCGACACGCCCAATGTCGACTATTACGCCACCTTCGACAATTTCCAGGTCGGCGTGCTGCAGGCGCAGTCGATCGAGCAGAGGCTCGGGCTGAAGGAAGGCAAGGGGCCCTTCAACATCGAATTGTTCGGCGGCTCGCCGGACGATAACAATGCCTATTTCTTCTACAACGGCTCGATGTCGGTGCTGCAGCCCTATATCGACAGCGGCAAGCTGGTGATCGGCAGCGGCCAGAAGGGCATGGACAAGGTCTCGACGCTCCGCTGGGACGGCGCCACCGCCCAGGCGCGGATGGACAATCTGCTGAGCGCGTTCTATGGCCGCAAGCGGGTCGATGCCGTGCTCTCTCCCTATGACGGCCTCTCCATCGGCATTCTTTCGTCGCTGAAAGGTGTCGGCTATGGCAGCGGCAACATGGCGATGCCTGTCGTCTCCGGCCAGGATGCCGAAGTGCCGTCGATCAAGTCGATGCAACGCGGCGAACAGTACTCGACCATCTTCAAGGATACCCGCGATCTCGCGCGCGTCACCGCCGACATGGTGGATGCCTCGCTCAGCGGCAAGGAAGTGACCGTCAACGACACCAAGACCTACAACAACGGTGTCAAGGTGGTGCCGTCCTATCTCCTGAAGCCCGTCGTCGTCGACAAGAGCAACTGGGAGAAGGTGCTGATCGACAGCGGCTACTACAAGCGTTCGCAGTTCGACTGA
- a CDS encoding SMP-30/gluconolactonase/LRE family protein has product MEEVPTTVLCGERCHLGEGPTYDPATDTAWWFDIVERRLFEARLDTGRITIHSLDVMGSALARIDAHRQLLVADDGLYVRDAADGRMTLYHQLEADNAATRSNDARVHPSGTFWIGTMGRQAEQGLGAIYALHRGELSRLYDGVTIPNAICFSPDGTIGYFADTGKNTLFRVDLDAATGLPRGAPVVLVTRRGGGGIDGAVVDAEGLIWNARWGGGCIDVYSPQGEHLRTLRVPARQSSCPAFVGQDFSRLLVTSAWQDMGDDAKRADPDHGRTFVLDVAARGRPEPDVRLATD; this is encoded by the coding sequence ATGGAAGAGGTGCCGACCACCGTTCTCTGTGGCGAGCGGTGCCATCTTGGTGAGGGCCCGACCTACGACCCCGCTACCGATACGGCCTGGTGGTTCGACATTGTCGAACGCCGGCTGTTCGAAGCGCGGCTCGACACCGGGCGGATCACCATCCATTCGCTCGACGTGATGGGCAGTGCGCTGGCCCGGATCGACGCGCATCGCCAGCTCCTCGTTGCCGATGACGGTCTCTATGTCCGCGATGCGGCTGATGGGCGGATGACCCTGTACCATCAGCTCGAAGCCGACAATGCCGCAACGCGTTCGAACGATGCCCGGGTTCATCCGTCCGGCACGTTCTGGATCGGCACCATGGGCCGGCAGGCCGAGCAGGGGCTGGGCGCCATCTATGCGCTGCATCGCGGGGAGCTATCGCGCCTGTATGACGGCGTCACGATTCCGAACGCGATCTGTTTCTCGCCGGATGGGACTATCGGCTATTTCGCGGACACCGGGAAGAATACGCTGTTCCGGGTCGATCTCGATGCGGCGACCGGCCTGCCGCGCGGCGCGCCGGTTGTGCTGGTCACCCGGCGGGGCGGCGGCGGCATTGACGGTGCGGTGGTCGATGCCGAGGGGCTGATCTGGAATGCGCGCTGGGGCGGTGGCTGCATTGATGTCTACAGTCCGCAAGGCGAGCATCTGCGCACGCTCCGCGTCCCGGCGCGGCAGTCGAGCTGCCCCGCCTTCGTCGGGCAGGATTTCTCGCGCCTGCTCGTCACGTCGGCCTGGCAGGACATGGGCGATGACGCGAAGCGCGCCGATCCCGATCATGGCCGCACCTTCGTGCTCGATGTCGCTGCGCGTGGTCGCCCCGAACCAGACGTAAGACTTGCAACGGATTGA
- the mmsB gene encoding multiple monosaccharide ABC transporter permease, which produces MTDKAVALPGHAGFIKNNLRNYGMLLSLFAIMLFFQVMTDGTLLQPLNLTNLVLQNSYIVIMALGMLLIIVTGHIDLSVGSVAGFVGAVAAVLMVRYHIAYPLAFVVCLLVGALIGAAQGYWVAYFKIPSFIVTLAGMLVFKGLALAILQGQSVGPFPPTFQKLSSGFIPELFPSAGTLYPTSLLIGAVLAVALVYTSAKSRARQASHGIEVEPFGFFVAKSAVLFAAIVFFAGLIASHRGLPNVLVIMTALIALYGFVTTRTVIGRHIYAIGGNARAASLSGIKTERLTFLTFVNMGVLAALAGLVFAARLNTATPKAGAGFELDVIAACFIGGASAYGGVGRVGGAVIGAMIMGVMNNGMSILGIGIDYQQVIKGLVLLGAVCLDVYNQRR; this is translated from the coding sequence ATGACCGACAAGGCGGTTGCGCTGCCCGGGCACGCCGGCTTCATCAAGAACAATCTGCGCAACTACGGCATGCTGCTGTCGCTGTTTGCGATCATGCTGTTCTTCCAGGTCATGACCGACGGTACGCTGCTGCAGCCGCTGAACCTGACCAATCTGGTGCTGCAGAACAGCTACATCGTGATCATGGCGCTCGGCATGCTGCTGATCATTGTCACCGGCCATATCGACCTGTCCGTGGGCTCGGTCGCGGGCTTTGTCGGCGCCGTCGCGGCGGTGCTGATGGTGCGCTATCACATTGCCTATCCGCTGGCCTTCGTCGTTTGCCTGCTGGTTGGCGCCCTGATCGGCGCCGCGCAGGGCTACTGGGTCGCCTATTTCAAGATACCGTCCTTTATCGTGACGCTGGCCGGCATGCTGGTGTTCAAGGGACTGGCGCTCGCCATCCTGCAGGGACAGTCGGTCGGACCGTTTCCGCCGACCTTCCAGAAACTGTCCTCGGGCTTCATCCCCGAATTGTTTCCCAGCGCCGGCACGCTCTATCCCACCTCGTTGTTGATCGGGGCCGTCTTGGCGGTGGCCCTGGTCTATACCAGCGCCAAGAGCCGGGCGCGGCAGGCCTCGCACGGCATCGAGGTCGAGCCGTTTGGCTTCTTCGTCGCCAAGAGCGCGGTGCTGTTCGCCGCGATCGTGTTCTTCGCCGGCCTGATCGCCTCGCATCGCGGCCTGCCCAACGTGCTGGTGATCATGACCGCGCTGATCGCGCTCTATGGCTTCGTCACCACCCGCACCGTGATCGGCCGTCATATCTATGCCATCGGCGGCAACGCCAGGGCTGCGAGCCTGTCCGGCATCAAGACCGAGCGGCTGACGTTTCTGACCTTCGTCAACATGGGGGTGCTGGCGGCGCTCGCCGGCCTCGTGTTCGCCGCGCGGCTCAATACCGCGACGCCGAAGGCCGGCGCCGGCTTCGAGCTCGACGTCATCGCGGCCTGCTTTATCGGCGGCGCGTCCGCCTATGGCGGCGTCGGCCGGGTCGGCGGCGCGGTGATCGGGGCCATGATCATGGGGGTCATGAACAACGGCATGTCCATTCTCGGCATCGGCATCGACTACCAGCAGGTGATCAAGGGGCTGGTGCTGCTCGGTGCCGTCTGCCTCGACGTCTACAACCAGCGGCGCTAG
- a CDS encoding aldose epimerase family protein, with amino-acid sequence MNTPSVPRVTRSRFGVLPDGSEVERIVLHAAGGLEARIITYGASLQALLVPDATGHRDDIVLGHDAFEGYLARRQFFGATVGRYANRIAGARFTLDGTEVQLAANNGANALHGGLEGFDRRNWRIVAIEDGDHPAVTLAYTSADGEEGYPGTLEVEVTWRLTGPMELSLDMSARTDRPTVVNLNNHSFFNLAGARSGRSILDHHLTVAADHFLAVDAGAIPLPQPPCAVADTPFDFRAGVVIGARIRNDHPQLRVGRGYDHNFCLAPPSLEPRLAARLAEPTSGRVLELFTNQPGLQVYSGNFLDGSTAGKGGRLYRQSDAMCLEPHAWPDTPNRPDFPTARLAPGEVYRHTTLYRFTHVIHGAIETQSAVESPEGAGR; translated from the coding sequence ATGAATACGCCATCTGTCCCCCGCGTGACGCGTTCCCGCTTCGGTGTGCTGCCGGATGGCAGCGAGGTCGAGCGCATCGTCTTGCATGCGGCCGGCGGCCTGGAAGCCCGCATCATCACCTATGGCGCATCGCTGCAGGCATTGCTGGTGCCGGATGCGACCGGACACCGCGACGACATCGTGCTTGGTCATGACGCGTTCGAGGGATACCTCGCCCGGCGGCAGTTCTTCGGCGCAACCGTCGGGCGCTATGCCAACCGCATCGCCGGCGCGCGCTTCACGCTCGACGGCACCGAGGTGCAACTCGCGGCGAATAACGGAGCCAATGCCTTGCATGGCGGGTTGGAAGGTTTCGATCGCCGCAACTGGCGGATTGTCGCGATCGAGGATGGAGATCATCCGGCCGTGACGCTTGCGTATACGAGCGCCGATGGCGAGGAGGGCTATCCCGGCACGCTGGAAGTGGAGGTGACCTGGCGCCTGACCGGGCCGATGGAGCTGTCGCTCGATATGTCGGCGCGCACGGACCGTCCTACCGTGGTCAACCTTAACAACCACAGCTTTTTCAACCTGGCCGGCGCACGCTCGGGCCGCAGCATTCTCGACCATCACCTCACCGTGGCGGCGGATCATTTCCTCGCCGTCGATGCCGGCGCAATCCCGCTGCCGCAGCCGCCCTGCGCGGTAGCCGATACGCCATTCGACTTTCGGGCAGGCGTCGTGATCGGTGCGCGGATTCGTAACGACCATCCGCAGCTCCGGGTTGGCCGCGGCTATGACCATAATTTCTGCCTTGCGCCGCCGAGCCTTGAGCCTCGCCTTGCCGCACGGCTGGCTGAGCCTACGTCCGGCCGCGTGCTCGAGCTGTTCACCAACCAGCCCGGACTGCAGGTTTATTCCGGAAATTTTCTCGACGGCTCCACCGCCGGAAAGGGCGGCCGCCTCTATCGGCAGTCCGACGCCATGTGCCTCGAACCGCACGCGTGGCCCGATACGCCCAACCGGCCCGACTTCCCGACCGCACGGCTTGCCCCGGGCGAAGTCTATCGCCACACCACGCTGTACCGCTTCACGCATGTGATCCACGGCGCAATCGAGACACAATCCGCGGTAGAGTCGCCCGAGGGAGCCGGGCGATGA